One Mus musculus strain C57BL/6J chromosome X, GRCm38.p6 C57BL/6J DNA window includes the following coding sequences:
- the Tmsb15a gene encoding thymosin beta-15A isoform X1, whose product MTHWYCKGSISLALKLTEDRAVGLIGGAVSLIVKMGDRPDLSEVERFDKSKLKKTITEVKNTLPSKETIEQEKEFVKRS is encoded by the exons atgactcattg GTACTGCAAGGGCAGCATCAGTTTGGCCCTGAAGCTAACTGAAGACAGAGCTGTTGGTCTGATAGGTGGAGCTGTTAGTCTGATAG TCAAAATGGGTGATAGACCAGACTTGTCGGAAGTGGAGAGATTCGATAAATCCAAACTGAAGAAAACCATCACCGAAGTAAAAAATACTCTGCCCTCGAAGGAAA CCATCGAGCAAGAGAAGGAGTTTGTGAAAAGATCATAA
- the Tmsb15a gene encoding thymosin beta-15A yields the protein MGDRPDLSEVERFDKSKLKKTITEVKNTLPSKETIEQEKEFVKRS from the exons ATGGGTGATAGACCAGACTTGTCGGAAGTGGAGAGATTCGATAAATCCAAACTGAAGAAAACCATCACCGAAGTAAAAAATACTCTGCCCTCGAAGGAAA CCATCGAGCAAGAGAAGGAGTTTGTGAAAAGATCATAA